A genomic region of Jeotgalibaca ciconiae contains the following coding sequences:
- the murC gene encoding UDP-N-acetylmuramate--L-alanine ligase: MNNEQIYHFVGIKGSGMSALALILHGKGYQVQGSDVETYFFTQKGLDEENIKIYPFGAENIKPGLTIIAGNAFSDEHEEIVRANELGLDVIRYHNFIGDFINDYTSIAITGSHGKTSTTGLLSHVLGGIQPTSYLIGDGTGFGREDADFFVLEACEYRRHFLAYSPDYAIITNIDFDHPDYYHDIKDVFSAFEEFASQVKKGIIACGDDLYIRHFNPDYPVLFYGFNEDNDVVVRNVEKTIEGSSFDVTIKGEAYGRFCIPSYGDHNILNSLSVISFCYLEGFDKEAVQAQLSTFKGVKRRFTEKVVEDMVIIDDYAHHPQEIQATLDAAKQKYPDKEIIAVFQPHTFTRTVALMSEFANALNDADAVYLCDIFSSAREQQGTVSIRDLADKVEKGAEVLVVDNMSPLLKYSDAVVIFMGAGDVQKFANAYEELLSHSVKRTN; the protein is encoded by the coding sequence ATGAACAATGAACAAATCTATCACTTTGTTGGGATAAAAGGATCTGGAATGAGTGCTTTAGCATTGATTTTGCATGGAAAAGGATATCAAGTGCAAGGATCCGATGTTGAAACATACTTTTTTACTCAAAAAGGTCTCGATGAAGAAAATATAAAAATCTATCCTTTTGGAGCAGAGAACATTAAGCCAGGATTAACGATTATTGCTGGAAATGCATTCTCTGATGAACACGAAGAGATTGTACGCGCAAATGAGCTTGGCTTGGATGTTATTCGCTATCATAACTTTATTGGCGATTTCATTAATGATTATACGAGCATCGCTATCACGGGGTCGCACGGTAAAACAAGCACAACGGGATTATTATCCCATGTACTAGGAGGAATTCAGCCGACTAGTTACTTAATTGGTGATGGAACAGGGTTTGGTAGAGAAGATGCGGATTTCTTCGTATTAGAAGCTTGTGAATACCGCCGTCACTTCTTGGCATATTCTCCTGATTATGCGATTATTACGAATATCGATTTTGACCATCCTGATTACTATCATGATATTAAAGATGTATTCAGCGCTTTTGAAGAATTTGCTTCTCAAGTGAAAAAAGGCATTATTGCGTGCGGTGACGATTTATATATTCGTCATTTTAATCCGGACTATCCTGTCTTATTTTATGGGTTCAATGAAGATAATGATGTAGTCGTAAGAAATGTTGAGAAAACGATAGAAGGCAGCAGTTTTGACGTGACCATCAAGGGAGAAGCATATGGACGTTTTTGTATCCCGTCATATGGAGACCATAATATCTTGAATTCTCTATCCGTAATTTCTTTCTGCTATTTAGAAGGATTTGACAAAGAGGCTGTTCAAGCGCAGCTTTCTACTTTCAAAGGTGTAAAACGCCGCTTTACAGAAAAAGTAGTGGAGGACATGGTTATTATTGATGACTATGCCCATCATCCGCAAGAAATACAAGCAACATTGGATGCTGCCAAACAAAAATATCCAGATAAGGAAATTATTGCTGTTTTTCAACCACATACATTTACACGAACGGTTGCATTGATGAGTGAGTTTGCGAATGCATTGAACGATGCCGATGCTGTTTACTTGTGTGATATTTTCTCATCTGCTCGTGAACAACAAGGAACTGTATCCATTCGGGATTTAGCTGACAAAGTTGAAAAAGGCGCAGAAGTTTTAGTGGTAGACAATATGTCTCCACTGCTAAAATATAGTGATGCTGTTGTTATATTTATGGGAGCGGGAGATGTTCAGAAATTTGCAAATGCTTATGAAGAATTGCTGAGCCATAGTGTCAAACGTACAAATTAA
- a CDS encoding MaoC family dehydratase: MALEDIKIGKTIEEIQEGDSLTVTEVIELKDILLYLGLTNDNNPLYLQYDYTQATRYKKPVVPPVLLMGILTSNVSKHLPGPGSNVVDLSLDILEPIHHNSTITFEFEIKRVDERREQVMIMVEGSSLSGERLLEAELIVETPEKLINVDNENK, from the coding sequence ATGGCGTTAGAAGATATAAAAATTGGTAAAACAATTGAAGAAATCCAAGAAGGAGATTCTCTTACCGTTACAGAAGTGATTGAGTTAAAGGATATTTTATTATATTTAGGATTAACGAATGATAATAACCCATTATATCTTCAGTACGACTATACACAGGCAACTCGCTACAAAAAGCCGGTTGTCCCGCCAGTTTTACTTATGGGGATTCTAACCAGTAACGTCTCCAAACATTTGCCAGGACCTGGATCAAATGTAGTGGATTTATCTCTGGATATTTTAGAACCGATCCATCACAATTCAACGATCACATTCGAGTTCGAGATAAAACGTGTAGATGAACGAAGAGAACAAGTGATGATCATGGTGGAAGGGAGTTCGCTTTCAGGAGAGCGGCTATTAGAAGCAGAACTGATTGTAGAAACACCTGAAAAGTTAATCAATGTGGATAACGAAAACAAATAA
- the polA gene encoding DNA polymerase I, with protein sequence MADKKKLLLLDGSSLAFRSFYGLLDLNRFKNQNGLHTNALFAFNRILERLFQTEEPTHMLVAFDAGKTTFRTEFYDEYKGGRQTMPSELAEQWPYFKVLIEAMGSKTYELPNFEADDIIGTYARQAEKEGFEVVIITGDKDLTQLATDQTRVDITVKGVSDLKAYTPESIREEMGIEPLQIIDLKGLMGDSSDNYPGVRKVGEKTALKLIKEYGSVENLYEQIDSMKKSKMKENLVADKENAFLSKRLATIDLDTPVEMELNQLTLAERDAEKLVSFYREMNFNSFLNDLDHTEDDRSDSFEEIVYEAVETITEDHFSNEMALYVEMLEDNYHYGKIVAISWGDEKHLYTGKAEVVLQSDEFKNWAEDQSKKKSVYDAKRTIAMLHYAGIELKGVTFDMLLASYIINTNDSGRDIAAVAQEYQYTDVSFDETVYGKGAKIAVPEDNAILFEHLARKVQAILKLKTQLITELEKNNQYDLYFEMELPLAMVLAEMEITGIKVEPEQLEKMKVEFSKRLEEMEQQIYEEAGEEFNVNSPKQLSVILFEKMGLTPIKKTKTGYSTAVDVLEKLSVTVPIAQMILDYRQLAKLQSTYVEGLLKYIKPETGKVHTRYIQTLTQTGRLSSTDPNLQNIPIRMEEGRKIRQAFVPEKEGWKIFASDYSQIELRVLAHISGDEHMKEAFIEGQDIHTSTAMRVFGIENPKEVDGNIRRQAKAVNFGIVYGISDYGLSQNLGITRKQAKEFIDRYFEKYPGIQAFMERIVEEAKEKGFVETLFHRRRYLPDIKSSNFNLRSFAERTAINSPIQGSAADIIKVAMIRMQKAIKEKNLQAKMLLQVHDELIFECPEEEVAILEELVPQIMENAVDLTVPLLVDSNYGDSWYDAK encoded by the coding sequence ATGGCTGATAAAAAGAAATTACTATTATTGGACGGAAGCAGTTTGGCTTTTCGTTCCTTTTACGGACTTTTAGACTTAAACCGTTTTAAAAACCAAAATGGGTTGCACACAAATGCTCTTTTTGCATTTAATCGAATCTTAGAAAGGTTATTTCAAACGGAGGAGCCCACTCACATGTTGGTTGCGTTTGATGCAGGGAAAACCACTTTCCGTACAGAGTTTTATGATGAGTACAAGGGTGGACGCCAGACAATGCCATCAGAGTTAGCAGAGCAATGGCCTTACTTTAAAGTTCTGATTGAGGCAATGGGGAGTAAGACTTACGAACTTCCCAATTTTGAAGCCGATGATATCATTGGAACTTATGCTAGACAAGCCGAGAAAGAAGGCTTTGAAGTAGTAATTATCACGGGTGATAAAGATCTGACACAGTTGGCAACTGATCAGACTCGTGTCGACATTACGGTAAAAGGCGTCTCTGATTTAAAAGCTTATACGCCTGAATCCATTCGCGAAGAAATGGGAATTGAGCCGCTTCAAATTATCGATTTGAAAGGTTTGATGGGAGATTCTTCAGATAATTACCCAGGTGTTCGCAAAGTCGGTGAAAAGACCGCACTTAAGTTGATCAAAGAATATGGTTCTGTAGAAAATCTGTATGAACAAATCGATTCCATGAAAAAAAGCAAGATGAAAGAAAATCTGGTGGCAGATAAAGAAAATGCTTTTCTGTCTAAAAGATTAGCGACTATTGATTTGGATACGCCAGTTGAAATGGAATTAAACCAACTGACATTAGCGGAAAGAGACGCAGAAAAACTGGTTTCATTTTATCGTGAAATGAACTTTAATAGTTTCTTAAATGACCTGGACCATACAGAAGACGATCGATCGGATAGTTTTGAAGAGATTGTTTATGAAGCAGTGGAAACTATTACGGAAGATCATTTCAGTAATGAAATGGCTCTCTATGTAGAGATGTTGGAAGATAACTATCATTATGGGAAAATTGTTGCAATCAGCTGGGGAGATGAAAAGCATCTCTATACTGGGAAAGCAGAAGTCGTTCTGCAAAGTGACGAATTTAAAAATTGGGCGGAAGATCAAAGCAAAAAGAAATCTGTTTATGATGCAAAGCGTACGATTGCCATGCTTCATTATGCCGGGATCGAATTAAAAGGTGTGACATTCGATATGTTATTAGCCTCTTACATTATCAATACAAATGATAGCGGTCGTGATATTGCGGCAGTAGCCCAAGAATATCAGTATACAGATGTTTCTTTTGATGAGACCGTTTATGGAAAAGGCGCAAAAATCGCAGTTCCAGAAGACAATGCCATTCTATTTGAACATCTTGCTAGAAAAGTACAGGCCATTCTGAAATTGAAAACTCAACTAATTACAGAATTAGAAAAAAATAACCAATATGATTTATACTTTGAAATGGAATTACCGCTTGCAATGGTTCTTGCGGAAATGGAAATAACCGGTATCAAAGTAGAGCCTGAACAGTTGGAAAAAATGAAAGTTGAATTTTCTAAACGTCTGGAAGAGATGGAACAACAGATTTATGAAGAGGCTGGGGAAGAATTTAATGTCAATTCTCCTAAACAATTGAGCGTGATTTTATTTGAAAAAATGGGACTTACGCCGATTAAAAAGACAAAAACAGGTTATTCGACTGCAGTAGATGTGCTAGAAAAGTTAAGTGTGACTGTACCGATCGCTCAAATGATTCTGGATTACCGTCAACTTGCTAAACTTCAATCAACTTATGTAGAAGGTTTATTAAAATATATCAAGCCTGAAACAGGGAAAGTACACACCCGTTATATCCAAACATTAACACAAACGGGTCGTTTAAGTTCTACAGATCCAAATTTACAAAACATTCCCATCCGCATGGAAGAGGGAAGAAAGATTCGTCAGGCATTTGTTCCAGAAAAAGAAGGATGGAAGATATTTGCTTCAGACTATTCACAAATTGAGTTACGTGTGCTGGCACATATTTCTGGTGACGAACACATGAAAGAAGCTTTTATCGAAGGACAAGACATTCACACTTCTACCGCCATGCGTGTATTTGGCATTGAAAATCCAAAGGAAGTAGATGGAAACATTCGCCGCCAAGCCAAAGCTGTTAACTTCGGTATCGTCTATGGAATCAGTGATTACGGTCTTTCCCAAAATTTAGGTATTACTCGAAAACAAGCAAAAGAATTTATTGATCGTTATTTTGAGAAATATCCAGGTATTCAAGCGTTTATGGAAAGAATTGTGGAAGAGGCGAAAGAAAAAGGCTTCGTGGAAACATTATTCCACCGCAGAAGATACCTGCCGGACATCAAGAGCAGTAATTTCAATTTACGTTCATTTGCTGAACGAACGGCAATCAATTCGCCAATCCAAGGATCTGCCGCGGATATTATTAAAGTAGCGATGATTCGTATGCAAAAAGCAATTAAAGAAAAAAATCTTCAGGCAAAAATGCTCTTACAAGTACATGATGAGTTGATTTTTGAGTGCCCTGAAGAAGAAGTAGCAATACTAGAAGAACTCGTCCCGCAAATCATGGAAAATGCAGTTGATTTAACCGTACCGTTGCTTGTTGACAGCAATTACGGTGATAGCTGGTACGATGCTAAATAA
- the mutM gene encoding DNA-formamidopyrimidine glycosylase: protein MPELPEVEVVRRGLNQTISKTVITDVDVFWNRMITPPFSSEKFKEVLIGEQIHTVERRGKYLIFLLDHWAMISHLRMEGKFEVSKADEPLKKHTHVVFHLNDNRQLRYLDVRKFGRFALVPIDKQDEYGPIQKLGPEPTPETFKILDFQNRLSKTSRAIKTVILDQQVVAGVGNIYADESLFEAKINPQKPANKLNEEETKHLHEAIIDVIGRAVQAGGSTIRSYKNTFGEEGHFQVLLNVYGKKNEACPRCGTPIEKIKVGQRGTHFCPNCQIYIDDDKKGAL, encoded by the coding sequence ATGCCAGAACTTCCAGAAGTAGAAGTTGTTCGAAGAGGGTTAAACCAAACGATTTCGAAAACTGTTATTACTGATGTTGATGTTTTTTGGAACCGGATGATTACACCACCTTTTTCTTCTGAAAAATTTAAAGAGGTCTTAATTGGCGAACAGATTCATACGGTTGAAAGAAGAGGGAAATATCTGATTTTTTTACTGGATCATTGGGCTATGATTTCTCACTTACGTATGGAAGGGAAATTTGAAGTTTCAAAAGCTGATGAGCCATTAAAAAAGCATACACATGTGGTATTTCATCTCAATGATAACCGTCAGCTAAGATACTTAGATGTACGGAAATTCGGACGTTTTGCTTTAGTTCCGATTGATAAACAGGATGAATATGGGCCGATTCAAAAATTAGGACCAGAACCAACTCCAGAAACCTTCAAAATATTAGATTTCCAAAATCGACTCTCAAAAACGAGCCGAGCAATCAAAACAGTTATTTTAGACCAACAGGTAGTAGCAGGGGTGGGTAATATTTATGCGGATGAATCATTGTTTGAAGCAAAAATTAATCCACAAAAGCCTGCAAATAAATTAAACGAAGAGGAAACCAAACACTTGCACGAAGCAATCATTGATGTCATCGGGCGTGCAGTGCAAGCAGGGGGTTCTACCATTCGTTCTTATAAGAATACCTTTGGTGAAGAAGGCCATTTTCAAGTCTTGTTGAATGTATATGGTAAAAAAAATGAAGCTTGTCCGCGCTGTGGAACACCGATTGAAAAAATTAAGGTTGGTCAAAGGGGGACCCATTTTTGTCCAAACTGTCAAATTTATATAGACGATGATAAAAAGGGGGCTCTCTAA
- the coaE gene encoding dephospho-CoA kinase (Dephospho-CoA kinase (CoaE) performs the final step in coenzyme A biosynthesis.), whose translation MFILGLTGGIASGKSTVSNYLASKNIPIVDADIGAREVVEVGTEGLQSIVTHFDKEVLSEDGSLNRKKLGAIIFDNETKRELLNQLLGTNIREWILTKVADYRRQDIPLLVLDIPLLYEASYQEVCDAVMVVYTPPEIQLERLIKRNGLTTKEAQDRINSQLSIEKKKQLADILIDNSNKIEDTYLQIDEWLDKMKF comes from the coding sequence ATGTTTATCCTAGGATTAACCGGCGGAATTGCTAGTGGTAAAAGTACTGTTTCAAATTATTTAGCCAGTAAAAATATCCCTATTGTAGATGCTGATATCGGTGCTCGTGAAGTTGTAGAAGTAGGAACGGAAGGACTGCAGAGCATTGTTACCCATTTCGACAAGGAAGTTTTATCAGAGGATGGCAGTTTGAATCGCAAAAAGCTAGGAGCGATTATTTTTGATAATGAAACGAAAAGAGAATTGTTGAATCAGTTGCTAGGAACGAATATCCGTGAGTGGATTTTAACAAAAGTAGCTGATTATCGTCGACAAGATATCCCGTTACTCGTTTTGGATATTCCATTACTTTATGAAGCATCTTATCAAGAAGTTTGCGATGCTGTAATGGTCGTTTATACACCGCCTGAGATTCAACTAGAGCGATTAATAAAACGAAATGGATTAACCACAAAAGAAGCTCAAGACCGAATCAACAGTCAATTATCGATTGAAAAGAAGAAACAACTAGCAGATATTTTAATTGATAACAGCAACAAAATAGAAGATACCTATTTACAAATAGATGAATGGTTGGATAAAATGAAATTCTAA
- the nrdR gene encoding transcriptional regulator NrdR — MQCPKCHYNGSRVVDSRPIDDNNSIRRRRECENCHHRFTTFERIEQSPLLVIKKNGTREEFSREKLLRGLVRSSEKRPIALEQLEEVVNKVEKEIRALGENEVSSLEIGKHVMDELVKIDDVAYIRFASVYRQFSDRQTFLDELRKLEKKDPDENEPVDAWNDGEDS, encoded by the coding sequence ATGCAATGTCCGAAATGTCACTATAATGGAAGCCGGGTCGTGGACAGCCGCCCCATCGATGATAATAACTCGATTCGTCGCAGACGAGAATGTGAGAATTGCCATCATCGTTTTACTACCTTTGAGAGAATTGAACAGTCACCATTGCTGGTTATCAAGAAGAATGGCACACGTGAAGAATTTAGTCGTGAAAAATTATTGCGTGGATTAGTTCGTTCAAGTGAAAAACGTCCGATTGCCTTGGAGCAACTGGAAGAAGTTGTCAATAAAGTTGAAAAAGAAATTCGTGCACTGGGTGAAAATGAAGTTTCAAGTCTGGAAATTGGCAAGCACGTAATGGATGAATTAGTAAAAATTGACGATGTGGCTTATATTCGTTTTGCGAGTGTATACCGCCAGTTTTCTGATCGCCAAACGTTTCTTGATGAGTTAAGAAAACTAGAAAAGAAAGACCCGGATGAAAACGAACCAGTGGATGCGTGGAATGATGGAGAGGATTCGTAA
- a CDS encoding replication initiation and membrane attachment family protein, with protein sequence MSYPWKDLSPKDPLIIRQTNFITNIDKKIITFLYQPIIGPQAYSLYMTLLSEVEEGSYRSEQRLHSDLLTLVSVGIPELYQARARLEGIGLLNTYLKDESDKTYIYEPCPPLSSKQFFEDDLMRVLLLEHIGENKLHSLQKKFSFPILDKAAYKNITKSFLDVYNVSAASYQKNGLIDQKGLAYMDVNNGKKPHLDNQTFDFNLLQQLLQKEFFSKNALTKEVQESINVFHHLFGIDEMEMSQYLLRATDLETGEVNTKELEQIILQLSVNKPYSNQRIQDKVMSTIEQTETKTENRIKELTKAGFSTSEIKLISQSERMTPIAFISNIKKQKNGTVTAAEKNLLTVLLAEHKLEPAVLNMLVYYSLVIQKHPTLIKAIAETIANDWTQSNVTKPEQAIEKTKQFVGQKKAAAEKREENRSARYYGKNVVRKVEKLPDWAKDNQGPITEEMLPEDVQKRFNERLKKFRNSGKAGDS encoded by the coding sequence ATGAGTTACCCTTGGAAAGATTTAAGCCCAAAAGATCCTTTGATTATCCGTCAAACCAATTTTATAACGAATATTGATAAAAAAATCATCACCTTTTTATATCAACCCATTATTGGACCGCAAGCTTATAGTTTATATATGACGTTATTGTCAGAAGTAGAAGAGGGCAGCTATCGTAGTGAACAGCGTCTTCATTCCGATCTTTTAACATTAGTGAGCGTTGGGATTCCTGAACTTTATCAAGCACGAGCACGATTGGAAGGGATCGGTTTGTTAAATACGTATTTGAAAGATGAATCTGACAAAACGTATATTTATGAGCCGTGCCCACCCCTTAGCAGTAAACAGTTTTTTGAAGATGACTTAATGAGAGTCCTTTTATTGGAACATATCGGCGAGAATAAATTACACTCTTTACAAAAAAAGTTCAGCTTTCCGATACTGGATAAAGCTGCCTATAAGAATATAACGAAATCATTTTTGGATGTTTATAATGTCTCTGCTGCTTCTTATCAGAAAAATGGTTTGATTGATCAAAAGGGACTAGCTTATATGGATGTAAATAATGGCAAGAAGCCACATTTGGACAATCAAACGTTCGATTTTAATTTGTTACAGCAATTGTTACAGAAAGAATTCTTTAGCAAAAATGCCTTAACAAAAGAAGTTCAAGAGAGCATTAACGTTTTTCATCATTTATTTGGAATAGATGAAATGGAAATGTCTCAATATCTTTTGAGAGCGACGGATTTAGAAACCGGAGAAGTGAATACAAAAGAGCTGGAACAAATCATTTTACAGTTATCTGTTAACAAACCGTATTCAAATCAGCGTATCCAAGATAAAGTGATGAGTACCATTGAACAGACAGAAACAAAAACAGAGAATCGGATAAAAGAGTTAACGAAAGCAGGTTTTTCAACGAGTGAAATCAAACTAATTTCACAAAGCGAGCGTATGACTCCTATCGCTTTTATTAGCAATATAAAAAAGCAGAAAAATGGAACGGTAACAGCTGCAGAGAAAAACTTGCTGACAGTTTTACTAGCTGAACATAAGTTGGAACCGGCCGTATTAAATATGCTCGTGTATTATTCGCTCGTTATTCAAAAACATCCAACGCTTATAAAGGCGATAGCGGAAACAATTGCCAATGATTGGACTCAGTCGAACGTTACCAAACCTGAGCAGGCAATTGAAAAAACAAAACAATTTGTTGGCCAGAAAAAAGCAGCTGCAGAAAAACGCGAAGAAAATCGTTCAGCTCGTTACTATGGGAAGAATGTTGTTCGCAAGGTGGAAAAACTGCCGGATTGGGCAAAAGATAATCAAGGACCAATCACGGAAGAGATGTTACCTGAAGATGTTCAGAAGAGATTCAATGAACGTTTGAAGAAATTTAGAAA